One window of the Mycobacterium xenopi genome contains the following:
- the rnpA gene encoding ribonuclease P protein component has protein sequence MLPARNRMKRSTEFDATVKHGVRAVQPDLVIYVIRGSDEAGGEGPRIGLIVGKAVGSAVQRHQVARRIRHVARGILGELDARDRVVIRALAGSRRLSSARLEEELRSGLRHIRELTGPTG, from the coding sequence GTGCTTCCCGCGCGGAACCGGATGAAGCGGTCAACGGAGTTCGATGCCACAGTCAAGCACGGGGTGCGCGCCGTGCAGCCAGACCTCGTGATCTATGTGATTCGGGGAAGCGACGAAGCGGGCGGTGAAGGTCCGCGGATCGGACTGATCGTCGGCAAAGCGGTGGGCTCGGCCGTGCAGCGCCACCAAGTCGCACGGCGAATTCGTCATGTCGCGCGGGGCATTCTGGGGGAGCTGGATGCCCGCGATCGGGTGGTGATCCGAGCGCTTGCCGGCAGTCGGCGGCTGTCCTCGGCCAGGTTGGAGGAAGAGTTGCGGTCCGGGTTGCGGCACATCCGCGAGCTGACAGGGCCGACAGGATGA
- the rpmH gene encoding 50S ribosomal protein L34: MAKGKRTFQPNNRRRARVHGFRLRMRTRAGRAIVSNRRRKGRRALTA; the protein is encoded by the coding sequence GTGGCCAAGGGCAAGCGGACCTTCCAGCCGAATAACCGGCGCCGAGCCCGTGTCCACGGTTTCCGGCTGCGGATGCGCACCCGCGCGGGACGGGCCATCGTGTCCAACCGGCGCCGTAAGGGCCGTCGGGCGCTGACCGCTTGA
- the yidD gene encoding membrane protein insertion efficiency factor YidD, with the protein MGRDAGRAVARGLIFLIQLYRHMISPLRPPTCRFIPTCSQYAVDALSEHGLVRGSWLALTRLAKCGPWHQGGWDPIPERGPQRNDRADDGGDAGAKRGESASVV; encoded by the coding sequence ATGGGGCGCGATGCTGGCAGGGCGGTCGCGAGAGGCCTGATTTTTCTGATCCAACTTTATCGGCACATGATTTCGCCGCTGCGGCCGCCGACGTGCCGGTTTATCCCGACATGCAGCCAGTACGCGGTCGACGCTCTCAGTGAACACGGGCTTGTTCGGGGGTCGTGGCTGGCCCTGACCCGGTTGGCCAAATGCGGGCCGTGGCATCAAGGTGGATGGGACCCGATTCCTGAGCGGGGGCCACAGCGAAACGACCGTGCCGATGATGGCGGGGACGCCGGCGCGAAGCGAGGGGAGAGTGCGTCCGTTGTTTGA